In Kordiimonas sp. SCSIO 12610, the following are encoded in one genomic region:
- a CDS encoding DUF805 domain-containing protein, translated as MQFKPDPLEFEKSGESVLAPVFKSYVFSLRHAFDFSGRATRFEYWVYIISLWATKWVAYILLSIAIGVVLDGELVILLLILNIFVGMMTLGIHARRLQDVGISGLWQVFYLVPLVLSGIILNGSIADGFTFAFTCIFLFWPGEKEENRFGINPREYSNDEKNASLDRDILPSLLKPEMIDRLYSSFAKYPKPTEIDGCPCCLDSKDIDQLLSQELRQTSESLLFSYSFSVFYTVGSIPDFKYFLPRILEINSSVYCRNIDPEIILGKLVYANWDEWPDDEVEAVRKYLLATMNCFLNSDHLGDLAEEEIVSDLTGWLCGISRCEKNVGPYIDTINIVGNTQRVLMLKQSLLEVFHEEPEYSFWFDDDKVPYSERLQYNRELLKNWATE; from the coding sequence ATGCAGTTTAAACCCGACCCATTAGAATTTGAGAAAAGCGGTGAAAGCGTCTTGGCACCCGTTTTCAAAAGCTATGTTTTCTCGCTTAGGCATGCGTTTGATTTTTCGGGCCGCGCGACGCGGTTTGAATATTGGGTTTATATTATCTCGCTTTGGGCGACGAAATGGGTCGCTTACATCCTGCTTTCGATTGCGATTGGTGTGGTTCTGGACGGTGAGTTGGTGATCTTACTGCTTATCCTCAATATATTTGTTGGGATGATGACGCTTGGTATCCATGCACGGCGATTGCAGGATGTGGGGATTTCCGGGCTGTGGCAGGTGTTTTACCTTGTACCGCTTGTCTTGAGCGGGATTATCCTCAATGGCTCTATCGCGGACGGGTTTACCTTTGCTTTTACCTGTATCTTCCTTTTCTGGCCCGGCGAAAAGGAAGAAAACAGGTTTGGTATAAATCCGCGTGAGTATTCGAATGATGAAAAAAATGCTTCTTTGGATCGAGATATTTTGCCGTCCCTTTTGAAACCAGAAATGATTGATCGGCTATATTCGTCATTTGCAAAGTACCCAAAACCGACAGAGATTGATGGATGCCCTTGTTGTTTGGATAGTAAGGATATTGACCAATTATTATCTCAAGAGTTGAGGCAAACATCTGAGAGCTTACTTTTTTCATATAGCTTTAGTGTCTTTTATACGGTTGGTAGTATTCCAGACTTTAAATATTTTTTACCAAGAATATTGGAAATAAATTCTTCTGTTTATTGTCGAAACATTGATCCCGAAATAATTCTAGGCAAGCTTGTTTATGCGAATTGGGATGAGTGGCCTGATGATGAGGTTGAGGCTGTTCGAAAGTATCTTTTGGCAACTATGAATTGCTTTTTAAATAGTGACCATCTTGGCGACCTTGCTGAAGAAGAGATTGTATCTGATCTAACTGGTTGGCTTTGTGGCATTTCACGGTGTGAGAAAAATGTCGGCCCATATATAGATACCATTAACATTGTTGGTAATACTCAGAGAGTATTAATGTTGAAACAAAGCCTGCTTGAAGTCTTTCATGAGGAGCCTGAGTATAGTTTTTGGTTTGATGACGATAAAGTCCCCTATAGTGAAAGGTTACAATACAATAGAGAATTATTGAAGAATTGGGCAACAGAATAA
- a CDS encoding tetratricopeptide repeat protein — MMKTIAALLLVLSFTIGAGAQDGDTITVDTPLSSEEIAQLHTRCDRNEVQVCLFLATLYEKGKSVEIDLPRMIELLEKSCSLFGSGRACNRLAGKYRNGEGIEEDKDKALIYYIRSCDMDAENAIGCANAGYMYLYGEGVIKNLFDAAFYLEKACERRQVFACDSVAELYNINKDFERNVDKVIKYSKIACELGRDLSCDLAAALEENPAEIYGNAKTAVKILNSKCMEQRHVFSCLALGNALYTQAKTQEEKQIAVKYFDFACGFSEKLGCAYLGHIYREGSLGEKNYEQSNKYYEKACSFGESSSCTNLGTAYATGVGVAKDFFKAQEFLDKACTLKDGLGCLNLGHAYKIGHNDFSRNAELAVKYYEKACALDKEEGCSLARQLKQVIAF, encoded by the coding sequence ATGATGAAAACTATAGCGGCGTTACTTTTAGTTTTGAGCTTCACCATAGGTGCCGGTGCACAGGATGGGGATACCATCACTGTCGATACACCGTTGAGCAGCGAAGAGATTGCACAGTTACATACGCGCTGCGACCGTAATGAGGTTCAGGTTTGCCTGTTTTTAGCGACCCTCTATGAAAAGGGAAAAAGCGTTGAAATAGACCTGCCGAGAATGATTGAGCTTTTGGAAAAGTCATGCTCGCTGTTTGGAAGTGGGCGTGCCTGTAATAGGCTGGCGGGCAAATATCGCAACGGTGAAGGCATCGAAGAAGATAAAGACAAAGCGCTTATTTACTATATTCGTTCGTGTGATATGGACGCCGAAAATGCGATTGGATGCGCAAACGCTGGGTATATGTATTTGTATGGTGAGGGGGTTATAAAAAACCTATTTGATGCCGCGTTTTACCTTGAAAAAGCGTGTGAGCGGCGGCAGGTATTTGCTTGCGACAGTGTAGCTGAGCTATACAATATCAATAAGGATTTTGAACGTAATGTCGATAAAGTCATAAAATACAGCAAAATCGCTTGTGAATTGGGCCGAGATTTATCTTGTGATCTTGCTGCGGCGTTAGAAGAAAACCCAGCCGAGATATATGGAAATGCGAAGACTGCTGTTAAAATTTTGAATTCTAAATGCATGGAACAGCGGCATGTTTTTTCATGTCTTGCTCTTGGTAATGCTCTCTACACCCAAGCTAAGACACAGGAAGAAAAACAAATAGCTGTTAAGTATTTTGACTTTGCATGTGGTTTCTCGGAAAAATTAGGGTGCGCTTATCTTGGTCATATTTACCGAGAAGGTTCATTGGGCGAAAAAAACTATGAGCAGAGCAATAAATATTATGAGAAAGCTTGCTCATTTGGAGAGAGCTCCTCTTGCACAAACCTTGGTACCGCATACGCTACCGGAGTTGGTGTCGCGAAAGATTTTTTCAAGGCACAGGAGTTTCTGGACAAAGCTTGCACATTAAAGGACGGACTCGGGTGTTTGAACTTAGGACACGCATATAAAATAGGGCATAATGATTTCTCTCGTAATGCTGAACTCGCAGTAAAATATTATGAGAAAGCTTGTGCGCTTGATAAGGAAGAAGGATGTAGTTTGGCACGTCAGTTGAAGCAAGTGATAGCATTCTAA
- a CDS encoding M61 family metallopeptidase — protein sequence MKKRLMKNSLKQSLRLKAVSSTAAAALTTGLITSTAFNVAAASTMPAQETGGAPISYEVSFKNAVHHEAEITVTYRDVGAAVGDGPLEVRMSRSSPGRYAIHEFAKNVYAVSATDAKGNPLKVTRDDPYSWNISGHRGGTVKVTYTLFGDRADGTYTQIDLTHAHMNMPATFMWAKGMEDRTIDVLFKPEDPSWKVATQLRPTSNPYLFEAPNLQYFMDSPTELSDFDLREWKVEDLGGVKRTIRLAVHHDGTSRDMDMYAKKAKAVVAEQIKLFGDVPNFDYETYTFIADYLPHVSGDGMEHRNSTILTSSRSLYDSDFSQLGTLSHEFIHAWNVERLRPQELEPFNFERTNPTPSLWLAEGFTSYYGPLTIRRAGEETPKKYISSLSRQLNGIVNAAGRKFDGPQQMSLRAAFVDAATSIDPTNNSNIFTSYYPYGAIVGLALDLEIRGRFKGKSLDDVMRRLWETNGAPEKPYAPDALIGAVAHVTGDQAFADAFFKDYIADSGLPDFASLFERAGIVFQKKNEGKAYLGRVRLNGDGEIRGNVIKGTPLYAAGLERGDEILKIGSRKIRKQGDLDKAIGRYAPGDTVTISFLQRGAAKTAEVTFASDPTVELVMFEDADRKPSKKQLKFREAWMGKDS from the coding sequence ATGAAAAAACGTCTTATGAAAAACAGTTTGAAACAATCATTGCGGTTAAAAGCGGTGTCATCCACAGCGGCTGCAGCGCTAACCACTGGCCTAATAACTAGTACGGCTTTTAATGTGGCCGCTGCGTCGACCATGCCTGCGCAGGAAACGGGCGGAGCCCCCATTTCCTATGAGGTGTCATTTAAAAACGCTGTCCATCATGAGGCAGAAATTACTGTAACCTACCGCGATGTTGGTGCGGCTGTTGGCGATGGGCCGCTTGAGGTTCGGATGTCGCGCTCCAGCCCTGGGCGCTATGCAATCCATGAGTTTGCCAAAAATGTTTATGCGGTTTCCGCGACCGACGCGAAGGGCAATCCCCTGAAGGTCACACGTGATGACCCCTATAGCTGGAACATTTCGGGGCACCGCGGCGGCACCGTGAAGGTAACTTATACCCTGTTCGGTGACCGCGCCGACGGAACCTATACCCAGATTGATCTGACGCACGCGCACATGAATATGCCCGCCACATTTATGTGGGCCAAGGGTATGGAAGACCGCACCATTGATGTGCTTTTCAAGCCAGAGGACCCAAGCTGGAAGGTCGCGACCCAGCTTCGCCCCACCAGTAACCCATATTTGTTTGAGGCACCGAACCTTCAGTATTTTATGGATAGCCCCACGGAACTCAGCGATTTTGACCTGCGTGAATGGAAGGTTGAGGATTTGGGCGGTGTGAAACGCACAATCCGGCTGGCAGTGCATCATGATGGTACGTCACGCGATATGGATATGTATGCCAAAAAGGCGAAGGCGGTTGTTGCTGAGCAAATCAAGCTCTTCGGTGATGTGCCCAATTTTGACTATGAAACCTATACCTTTATCGCGGATTATCTGCCGCATGTGTCAGGTGATGGGATGGAACACAGGAACTCTACTATCCTGACAAGCTCGCGCTCCTTGTATGATAGTGACTTCAGCCAGCTTGGTACCCTAAGCCACGAATTTATCCACGCCTGGAATGTGGAGCGCCTGCGCCCGCAGGAACTGGAACCCTTTAATTTTGAGCGTACGAACCCAACGCCCAGTCTTTGGCTCGCAGAGGGATTCACATCCTACTATGGGCCGCTTACGATCCGGCGGGCAGGCGAGGAAACGCCCAAAAAATACATCAGCAGCCTGTCGCGGCAATTGAACGGTATCGTGAACGCAGCAGGGCGCAAGTTTGATGGCCCACAGCAAATGAGCCTGCGGGCCGCATTTGTGGATGCCGCAACCTCGATTGACCCGACGAACAACAGCAATATTTTCACGAGCTATTATCCTTACGGCGCGATTGTGGGCCTTGCCCTTGATCTTGAAATCCGTGGACGTTTTAAAGGAAAAAGCCTTGATGATGTGATGCGCCGATTGTGGGAAACAAACGGTGCGCCGGAAAAACCATACGCGCCTGATGCATTGATTGGTGCGGTGGCGCATGTGACAGGCGACCAAGCGTTCGCAGACGCCTTTTTTAAAGACTATATTGCCGATAGCGGCCTCCCGGATTTCGCGTCCCTCTTTGAGCGCGCGGGGATCGTATTCCAGAAGAAAAATGAGGGGAAAGCCTACCTTGGTCGTGTGCGCCTGAACGGCGACGGCGAAATTCGTGGTAATGTGATTAAGGGTACACCCTTGTACGCCGCAGGGTTAGAGCGCGGGGACGAGATTTTGAAAATCGGTAGCCGTAAAATCAGGAAGCAAGGCGACCTTGATAAAGCGATTGGGCGCTATGCACCCGGGGACACAGTAACAATCAGCTTCCTTCAGCGCGGCGCCGCCAAAACCGCCGAGGTCACTTTTGCCAGCGACCCAACGGTCGAGCTTGTTATGTTCGAAGATGCGGACAGGAAACCCAGCAAAAAGCAACTGAAATTCCGCGAGGCATGGATGGGGAAAGACAGCTAG
- a CDS encoding capsular polysaccharide biosynthesis protein: MTRTARTVSNGILKGNGIEAFLGMPVRLGFKGAGNDDLIVGWGMKENTLKAREFASENKLPYLHLEDGFLGYMNHPVIDARRMSMVGDRRGIYYDATGPSDIEAMLSRGGWMTPELKSRAHFIIESLRKYRISKYNHAGFDLPSALKATLNADARSKVLVVDQTFGDKSIELGLADAGSFQKMLDAALEDHPDSLILIKTHPDVILGKKKGHLNPRDKAFKSNERILFVGDDCNPQALMQAVDHVYVVTSQMGLEGLVAGKPITCFGMPFYAGWGLTKDKILCLRRKRKITLEELVAAAFIKYARYVDPFTGKRVEVEDILDHLIAEKAVARPQAKRVLAVGFSLWKRGFIPKFLGAGVRSVKFIGPSALKEFAFKPGDTVVLWGRKHDAEAAGIPETVPVWRMEDGFLRSVGLGSDLRRPSSLVLDRAGIYYDGSAASDLEQFLSAHDFSERELLRGRGLTNALLETRLSKYNVGERGVLDFRAKAGGKHIILVPGQVEGDASLKFGSPDVYTNAALIKAAYGKAANDHKTQGAYIIYKPHPDVVSGNREGAVPDKVLDICVDEVVTDADIIDCLDAVDSVHTMTSLTGFEALLRGVPVITYGMPFYAGWGLTDDVCEDARFKRARGKAVPLSGLVYALLCVYARYVDWDRRGAQTSAEALVAIIAREAKARANGGIERRGMFAFLGRWTRKAKYLLEGILG; this comes from the coding sequence ATGACGCGGACAGCACGCACAGTATCAAACGGTATTTTAAAGGGGAACGGGATAGAGGCATTCCTTGGTATGCCTGTTCGCCTTGGCTTCAAGGGTGCTGGCAATGATGACCTGATTGTTGGTTGGGGTATGAAGGAAAATACCCTGAAGGCCCGTGAGTTCGCGAGCGAGAATAAACTCCCATACCTGCATCTGGAGGATGGGTTTCTGGGGTACATGAACCATCCTGTGATCGACGCACGGCGTATGTCGATGGTCGGGGATCGGCGCGGTATATATTATGACGCCACAGGCCCCAGTGATATTGAGGCCATGTTGTCGCGCGGTGGCTGGATGACACCGGAATTGAAATCGCGGGCGCATTTTATCATTGAAAGCCTCCGTAAATATCGGATCAGCAAATATAATCATGCGGGTTTTGACCTGCCAAGCGCGCTAAAGGCAACGCTCAATGCTGATGCCCGGTCCAAGGTGCTCGTGGTTGATCAAACTTTCGGCGATAAATCAATCGAGCTTGGCCTTGCGGACGCAGGTAGCTTTCAGAAAATGCTGGATGCAGCGCTTGAGGACCACCCTGATAGCCTGATACTTATCAAAACCCACCCAGATGTGATTTTGGGCAAGAAAAAGGGGCATTTGAACCCGCGTGATAAGGCGTTTAAATCCAATGAACGGATTTTGTTTGTCGGGGATGATTGCAACCCGCAGGCTTTGATGCAGGCGGTTGATCATGTCTATGTGGTCACATCCCAGATGGGGTTGGAGGGCCTCGTTGCGGGTAAGCCTATTACCTGTTTCGGGATGCCTTTTTATGCGGGGTGGGGGCTGACGAAGGATAAAATCCTGTGCCTGCGCCGTAAGCGCAAAATCACCCTTGAGGAGCTGGTCGCTGCGGCCTTCATTAAATATGCGCGTTATGTGGACCCGTTTACTGGCAAGCGGGTTGAGGTGGAGGATATCCTTGATCATCTGATCGCAGAGAAAGCGGTCGCCCGCCCGCAAGCAAAGCGTGTGCTTGCGGTTGGATTTTCGCTGTGGAAGCGGGGATTTATCCCGAAGTTTTTGGGCGCTGGGGTTCGCTCAGTTAAATTCATTGGCCCCTCGGCCCTTAAGGAATTTGCGTTCAAGCCGGGTGATACGGTTGTGCTGTGGGGGCGAAAGCATGATGCTGAGGCGGCGGGTATTCCTGAAACTGTCCCCGTTTGGCGTATGGAAGACGGGTTTTTACGCTCTGTCGGGCTCGGTAGCGACCTGAGGCGGCCCTCATCACTGGTGCTCGACCGCGCGGGGATTTATTATGACGGTAGCGCCGCCAGCGATCTGGAACAGTTCCTGTCTGCGCATGACTTTTCCGAGCGGGAGTTGCTGCGTGGGCGCGGGCTTACGAATGCGCTTCTGGAAACACGTCTGTCCAAATATAATGTGGGCGAACGTGGCGTTCTTGATTTCCGTGCGAAAGCGGGGGGTAAGCATATCATTCTTGTTCCCGGTCAGGTGGAGGGCGATGCCTCCCTCAAGTTCGGATCGCCCGATGTCTATACAAATGCGGCGCTCATTAAGGCCGCATATGGCAAGGCCGCGAATGACCATAAAACACAGGGCGCGTATATTATCTATAAACCGCATCCGGATGTGGTTAGCGGCAATAGGGAAGGGGCTGTTCCCGATAAAGTCCTTGATATTTGTGTCGATGAGGTGGTGACCGACGCCGATATCATTGATTGTCTAGACGCGGTGGATAGCGTGCACACCATGACCAGCCTTACGGGATTTGAGGCCCTTTTGCGCGGCGTGCCCGTTATTACGTACGGGATGCCCTTTTATGCGGGCTGGGGGTTAACGGATGATGTGTGCGAGGATGCACGATTTAAGCGCGCGCGCGGGAAAGCTGTTCCGCTGAGCGGCCTTGTTTACGCGCTTTTGTGCGTTTACGCGCGTTATGTGGATTGGGACAGACGCGGGGCACAAACGAGCGCAGAAGCCCTCGTTGCGATTATCGCGCGCGAGGCTAAGGCTCGGGCAAACGGCGGGATTGAACGGCGGGGCATGTTTGCTTTCCTGGGGCGTTGGACCCGCAAGGCTAAGTATCTTCTTGAGGGGATATTGGGGTAA
- a CDS encoding transcriptional regulator: protein MAETEDNTSSIEDIDDTIHGRLRLGVMAYLSVVNPASFPELIRKTGTTHGNLSTHLTKLEAAGYIRQEKGYKGKRPQTLVHMTEEGRKAWIQYLEAMRALLG from the coding sequence ATGGCTGAAACAGAGGATAATACATCCTCGATCGAGGATATTGATGATACAATCCATGGCCGCCTGAGGCTTGGGGTTATGGCCTATCTGTCGGTCGTGAACCCTGCGAGCTTCCCTGAATTGATCAGGAAAACAGGCACTACCCACGGCAACCTTTCAACCCACCTGACGAAGCTGGAAGCTGCTGGCTATATTCGTCAGGAAAAGGGGTATAAGGGCAAACGGCCCCAAACGCTCGTGCATATGACCGAGGAAGGCCGGAAAGCCTGGATTCAGTATCTGGAGGCAATGAGGGCGCTTCTGGGTTAA
- a CDS encoding HAD family hydrolase: protein MPAPRKISLFVMDVDGVLTDGTIFYTDLGEELKAFNVQDGLGLKLLGKSGVQLAVISGRESKPLEKRLSDLGITEVWLKCANKVEALKDICQSHRIDRSEVAFMGDDLIDLGVMKYSGYAIAPQNGVAEVKAVANFVTLKEGGKGAVREACEHIAGLAGHRLIEFMDR from the coding sequence ATGCCAGCCCCCCGAAAAATCAGCCTGTTTGTGATGGATGTGGACGGTGTTTTAACCGACGGTACAATTTTCTATACGGATTTGGGTGAAGAGTTAAAAGCCTTCAATGTTCAGGATGGGCTTGGGCTTAAACTGCTTGGAAAATCAGGGGTGCAGCTTGCGGTTATTTCCGGGCGCGAGAGCAAACCGCTTGAGAAACGCCTGTCCGACCTCGGGATTACCGAGGTATGGCTTAAATGCGCGAATAAGGTTGAGGCCTTGAAGGATATTTGCCAAAGCCACCGGATTGACCGGTCGGAGGTTGCGTTTATGGGCGATGATCTGATTGACCTTGGAGTGATGAAATATTCGGGCTATGCGATCGCGCCCCAAAACGGGGTGGCCGAGGTGAAGGCCGTAGCCAATTTTGTAACTCTGAAAGAGGGCGGAAAGGGCGCCGTGCGCGAAGCCTGCGAGCATATTGCGGGTCTTGCAGGGCATCGGTTGATCGAGTTTATGGATCGGTAA
- a CDS encoding PAS domain-containing protein: MTELTFLKDAKLEGNPRYEYGVEVFQSLLSYWRALYAEQDKIPSRSQFHPGELKKILRYVYMTEQRPDGTFHLRHKGTGLEVTERSSFISSEHIQNFTRKFPGALEAYFDTLFAGPCAEESRWIYFSKADLVIDYVCYSLPLYGTTTGHRIALGIVIPSTRFDKEVTQYCDGVEHSRFVCSRYKDIGFGLPEGALQ, from the coding sequence ATGACTGAACTTACATTTTTAAAAGATGCCAAGCTTGAAGGAAACCCAAGGTATGAGTATGGGGTCGAAGTTTTTCAGTCATTACTGAGCTATTGGCGTGCGCTTTATGCTGAACAGGATAAAATTCCCTCCCGTTCTCAGTTCCATCCCGGTGAGTTAAAGAAAATCCTGCGTTATGTTTACATGACCGAGCAGCGCCCCGACGGCACATTTCATTTGCGCCATAAGGGGACGGGCCTTGAGGTTACAGAACGATCTTCCTTCATTTCAAGCGAGCATATCCAGAATTTCACCCGTAAATTTCCGGGCGCTTTGGAAGCTTATTTTGATACATTGTTTGCTGGCCCCTGCGCAGAGGAAAGCCGCTGGATATATTTTTCAAAGGCCGATCTGGTGATCGACTATGTGTGCTACAGCCTACCGCTATATGGCACAACAACAGGGCACCGGATTGCGCTTGGTATTGTTATCCCGAGCACGCGTTTCGATAAGGAGGTAACTCAGTACTGCGACGGCGTTGAACACTCACGGTTTGTATGCTCCCGCTATAAGGATATTGGCTTTGGTTTGCCGGAAGGCGCCCTTCAATAG
- a CDS encoding lipopolysaccharide assembly protein LapB, producing MAKTALIIVLATMVSVPVYAEAAFDDSATGISENTTENTAINNGASAVQDTIQPLPTDEQPIEEFIIEGDRLLERLRGTLHDGMKAFNDGNYALAEQKFNVLAVKQHRDVRRRTGVENILTFNQGRNFSFAPDKFDEDDTYTSAPRAKARAFAQPIPLARLSRAASQLFFVKGVAQLRQDKNDEAIQSFKRALKINKYNLDARIEYALTSMKTGDLETAGKHITALDKIAAKHCSEDKCAFEPDSKKRFTQVRLAYENLKASKS from the coding sequence ATGGCGAAAACAGCATTGATCATTGTGTTAGCGACTATGGTGTCTGTGCCTGTTTACGCGGAAGCCGCCTTTGATGACTCAGCTACGGGTATCTCTGAAAACACCACTGAAAACACCGCTATAAATAATGGCGCGTCAGCAGTTCAGGACACAATTCAGCCCTTACCGACAGACGAGCAGCCGATTGAAGAATTTATCATCGAAGGTGATCGGTTGTTGGAACGGCTTCGGGGTACCCTGCATGACGGGATGAAAGCCTTTAACGACGGTAATTATGCCCTTGCGGAGCAAAAATTTAATGTGCTGGCAGTGAAGCAACACCGTGATGTTCGCCGCCGTACAGGCGTTGAAAATATCCTCACATTTAATCAGGGCAGGAACTTTTCCTTCGCGCCTGATAAATTTGATGAAGACGATACCTACACTTCTGCGCCGCGCGCAAAGGCCCGTGCCTTTGCACAGCCAATCCCGCTCGCGCGCCTAAGTCGTGCTGCTTCTCAGCTCTTTTTCGTTAAGGGCGTTGCCCAACTGCGGCAGGACAAAAATGACGAAGCAATCCAGTCCTTCAAACGAGCGCTCAAAATCAATAAATATAACCTCGATGCCCGAATTGAGTATGCACTGACATCGATGAAAACTGGTGATCTGGAAACAGCGGGCAAGCATATTACCGCGCTTGATAAAATCGCTGCCAAACATTGCAGTGAGGACAAATGCGCGTTCGAACCCGATAGCAAAAAACGTTTCACGCAGGTTCGCCTAGCCTATGAAAATTTAAAGGCGAGCAAGTCCTAA
- the kdsB gene encoding 3-deoxy-manno-octulosonate cytidylyltransferase: MKIVIPSRYASTRLPGKPLADIAGKPMIVRVWEQAVKAFERPDDVYVAADDTRIMDAVKAMGGNAVMTRADHVSGTDRIAEVADAMQWTDDEIIINVQGDEPLIPPTLIKQVGECLDRHPSAHMATAACPIADMAEVNNPNAVKAVMDKSGKALYFSRAPIPYDRDGTAKLGNNTPYFRHIGIYAYRVKALRTLAGLPPAPMETLESLEQLRALHNSMTIMIECLSKAPPAGVDTPEDLEAVRAIFVH; encoded by the coding sequence ATGAAAATTGTCATTCCGTCCCGTTATGCGTCCACACGTTTGCCCGGCAAGCCGCTCGCGGATATTGCGGGTAAACCGATGATTGTGCGGGTTTGGGAACAGGCAGTGAAGGCATTCGAGCGCCCGGATGACGTCTATGTGGCGGCGGATGATACGCGGATTATGGATGCGGTGAAGGCTATGGGCGGTAACGCGGTGATGACGCGCGCCGATCATGTCTCAGGCACTGACCGGATTGCCGAAGTTGCGGATGCTATGCAATGGACGGATGATGAGATTATCATCAATGTGCAAGGGGATGAGCCCCTAATTCCCCCCACCTTGATCAAACAGGTTGGCGAATGTTTGGACCGCCACCCAAGCGCCCATATGGCAACCGCCGCATGCCCGATTGCGGATATGGCCGAGGTCAATAACCCCAATGCGGTGAAGGCCGTGATGGATAAATCTGGTAAGGCGCTTTATTTTTCGAGGGCACCAATCCCCTATGACCGCGATGGAACTGCAAAGCTTGGCAACAATACCCCATATTTTCGCCATATCGGTATTTATGCCTACCGCGTAAAGGCGCTGAGAACACTGGCCGGTTTGCCGCCCGCACCGATGGAAACGCTTGAAAGTCTGGAGCAACTTCGGGCGCTTCATAACAGTATGACGATTATGATTGAGTGCCTATCCAAGGCCCCACCCGCAGGCGTCGATACGCCAGAGGATTTGGAAGCAGTGCGAGCTATTTTTGTTCATTAA
- a CDS encoding DUF2141 domain-containing protein has translation MTLFSTLTTIALPICAAVSIAVAPATPSTPTIEAIKSVPEGTTASVKTIKNSWGDATTVKLSVTLKGVQEKAGPMYVAVQKRENYQKWNAGAGGIYKGLKAGDHTYVYDVPAGEYAISVWHDSDNDGQFTMQGYLPLDGWGNSGNQNLQAPPTFDDVKITVSAKGSRETVNMHYPKD, from the coding sequence ATGACCTTATTTTCAACGTTAACAACAATCGCCCTACCGATCTGTGCCGCTGTTTCTATCGCAGTAGCACCCGCTACACCTTCGACACCAACAATAGAGGCCATAAAATCTGTGCCCGAGGGCACGACAGCCAGCGTAAAAACCATCAAAAATTCCTGGGGAGATGCAACCACCGTGAAGCTCAGCGTTACCCTAAAGGGTGTGCAAGAAAAGGCGGGCCCCATGTATGTGGCCGTTCAAAAACGCGAAAATTATCAGAAATGGAATGCAGGTGCGGGCGGTATCTATAAAGGCCTGAAGGCGGGGGACCACACCTATGTTTACGATGTGCCAGCGGGTGAATATGCGATCAGTGTTTGGCACGACAGCGATAATGATGGGCAGTTTACCATGCAGGGATACCTACCGCTTGATGGTTGGGGCAACAGCGGCAATCAAAACCTTCAGGCACCGCCAACCTTTGATGATGTGAAAATCACTGTATCCGCGAAGGGTAGCCGTGAAACTGTGAATATGCATTATCCGAAGGACTAA
- a CDS encoding PEPxxWA-CTERM sorting domain-containing protein has protein sequence MKKLILTLFAVLLFGRMVNAQAQTFTFEGDITFQTAGLAQAAGFSSLTGRFDGEITIDIIGSATSSSIDSFGDAVARYEYTSFSLNIGALSASYSGNASQNNVFDIIDRNSTGRFDTDQLNILAFENLSVPELDFILIVLAFEQPITSLSGTDLGQLTRFVDQEPRQGSGTLATSQGGASFSNVTLSTPSAVPEPATWLMMIFGFAISGFALRRSQKRALVA, from the coding sequence TTGAAAAAGCTAATCCTAACCTTGTTTGCAGTACTTTTGTTTGGAAGGATGGTAAATGCACAAGCTCAAACATTTACTTTTGAAGGGGATATCACATTCCAGACTGCGGGGTTAGCGCAGGCTGCAGGGTTTTCTAGTTTAACTGGGCGATTTGACGGTGAAATTACAATTGATATTATTGGATCAGCAACCTCATCTTCTATTGATAGTTTCGGCGATGCTGTTGCAAGGTATGAATATACTAGTTTTTCACTAAATATTGGGGCTTTGTCTGCTTCGTATTCAGGTAATGCTTCACAGAACAATGTGTTCGATATAATTGATCGAAATTCGACTGGCCGTTTCGATACTGATCAATTAAACATACTGGCTTTTGAAAATCTTAGCGTGCCAGAATTAGATTTTATATTGATTGTTTTGGCGTTTGAACAGCCAATCACCTCTCTCTCAGGTACAGATTTAGGCCAGCTTACTCGTTTTGTAGATCAAGAGCCAAGGCAGGGTTCAGGAACCTTGGCTACATCGCAGGGGGGAGCCAGCTTTTCCAACGTAACATTGTCTACGCCTTCCGCAGTCCCAGAACCCGCCACATGGTTGATGATGATTTTTGGTTTTGCAATATCAGGGTTTGCGCTTCGTCGCAGTCAAAAACGTGCGTTAGTAGCCTGA